TGGGAGGGAGAGGGTGCGGAGCGGACGTGCCTCCCCTGGCCGCGACGCCACCTGGCGGGCCCCGAGCGCCTGGGCGAGCACCGCGAGGAAGATCAGCGCCCCGCCGGCGAGCGTGGTCATGGTCGGCACCTCGCCCACGCCGATCCACACCCAGAGCGGGGCCAGGATCAGCTCGGTCGTCGCGAGGAGCTGGAGCTCGGCTGCCCGCAGGTAGCGTGAGGCGCGGGTGTAGAGGGCCATGCCCAGCGCGAGCTGGAGGACGCCCATCCCGACGCAGAGGGCCACGTCCCGGGGCGGCAGGACGATCCGGGACAGCAGCGGCGCCGGATCACCGGTCGCGAGTCGGACCGCCAGCCCGAGGACCGTCCCGTACACGCCGCTGTAGAGGACGGCCGGCAGCATGTCGGTCTGCCGGTTGTGGCGCAGGAGCACCCCGTACACGGCGAAGCTCGTCGCCGATCCGAGCGCCAGGAGGTTCCCGCCGAGGCGGCCGAGCGCGAGCCCCTGGCCGAGCATGAGGGCGACGCCGGCGGCGGCCAGCCCCATCGCCGCCCAGGTGTGGCCGGCGACCCGCTCGCCGAGGACGAGCCGGCCGCCGAGCGCGGCCAGGAACGGCGCGATGCCGGTCATGAAGAGCGCGTTGGCCACCGTGACCTGGCCGAGCGCCAGGATGAAGAGCACGGAGGAGGCGCACGAGCAGGCGCCGGCCAGCACGGCGGTCCAGCCAGCCGCGCGCAGCGCGCGGGCGGTGCCGCCGCGATGGATCGCGGCGACCAGCGCGGCCAGAGCCAGCGTCAGGCCCAGCGACCGATAGAGGATGATGTGCCAGCTGGTGCCGGTCTGGACGAGGCGGACGAAGAGGCCGGCGCAGCTCCACGCGATCGTGGCGCCGAGCGCCAGGAGCACACCCCGGGTGTGTCCGCTCATGCTCGTCTCGGTCGGCGCCGTCCGGCCCGGTAGGCGCGTCAGGCGAACGCGAACGCGCAGGCCGGGTTCTCGACGAGCAGCTGCCGCAGCCCGGCGTCGTCCACCCCCTTGGCCCGGAGCCGGGGGACGACGTTCACCAGCAAGTGGTGGTAGCCATGGCCGCCGTACTTCACCAGCGCGGTCTTGTAAGCGATGTCGTGCGACAGGAGGATCTGGCCGCGATGGCCGGCCTCCATCAGCGCCAGCACGTGGGCCATGCGCCCGCCGTCGTTCGGCATGTCGAAGCTCGGGTTGTACGGGTAGTACGAGTTCTCCGAGCCGAAGAGGTCGTACTCGATCCACATCCCGGTCTGGGCGAGGTCGATCACCGCCTTGATGTCGGCGATCGTCCGGCAGATGTGGCACATGATCGTGCGCCGGAGATCGCCGCCCTCCTTCTGGACGAACTCGGCGATCTCCATCGGCGCCCGCGGATGCCGGCCGGGGTGGATCATCAGCGGCGCGCCCGTCTCGCGCTGGGCGATCACGGCCGCCCGCACCACCTTCTTCTCGTTCTCCCGCCACGGCCAGGTACAGCCGATCTCGCCGATGAGACCGGCGGAAACCCCGGTGTCCCCGGCGCCGACGGTGACGTCGGTCACCAGCTCGCGGACCAGGTCGCCCACCGTGCGCTGGTCCATGTCGGCGGGATGCGAGGCCGCCACGTAGTAGCCGGCGCCCATGACGATGTTCAGCCCGGTCGCCCGGGCGATGCGGGCCAGCGCGCGCGGGTCGCGGGCGAGGCTCGGCGGCGTGGGATCGATCACCGTCCGGCCTCCGGCGTTCTGGAAGAGCCGGATCTCGTCCGCGGCGACCCGCTCGTCGGTCAGCCGGAGGTTGTCGAGGTTGGCGTTGAAGTTCTGCCGGACCCAGCCCAGGATTTCGAGGCTCACCGGCGCCCACGCCCGGGCCCGGTCGCTGGCCACGGCCGGCTCGGCGAACATCACGGCGAAGTCGATCAGGAGGTGCTCGTGGGGCAGCGTGACCCCGATCTCCTCGGCGGCCAGCGGGCCGAGCACCGTCTGGATCTGTCCGGGGCGCGGCCGCGGCACGGTCACCCGTCGCCCTGGAGCTGCCGGCGGGCGGCGGCGATCTCGTCAGGCACGGCATCGGGGCCGGGAAACGGGCGATCGGCCCGTCGATACCAGTAGCGGGCGTTGTCCAGGTCGCCCTCGAGCGTGTGCACGATCCCGTGAAGCCACGCGGCCAGCGGCGAGCCCTCCTTCTGGACGATCTCGTGCGCCTGCGGCCAGGCGCCGGCCTCCAGGTGCTCGACGGCGCGGATCAGGCTCTCGTCGCGTCGGTCTCGGTCCGCCATACGTCGCGAGAATACACCATGGGGCCGCCGCGAGGGTCAAGAGCCACGCTCGACTTCGCATCAAGCACATCAGAGAGCTCCACGATCCGCAGGCCGAGGCGAACGAAGGAAGTCTTGCTCGAGCCGCCGGGCACGGTTGGACTGATACTTGAAAAGCGTTACCTTACAGGGTAACATCAGCCGTGCCGAAGATACGGCTCGGCGGCGACATTTTTATCGCCCGGCGGAGCGACCATCCGCCGCGGCACGTGCACGTATACCGGAACGGTCGGCTGATCGTCAAATGGGATCTCGAGAACAGGAGCCGATGAAGGGCAAGGCCTCAGCCAGGATCCTCGAGCTGATCGCGCAACTCGAGGCCGAGGGGCGGCTATGAAGATTCGAAGCGTCAAAGCCAACAACCGACGGAAAGCCTTCGAGGTGACCGTGGCCAGGAAGCGACTCGTGTTTCCGTTTGCCCGACTCGACGTCCAGCCCACGTCCGATGATCCGATTGCCAAGGTCTTCGTCGACCGGGAACTGGGGGCCGAGGGATTTACGTACGTCCTACAGGGCGGCCGCGAGGGCACCGTTCATATCGAGAACGTGCTCGAATACAACCAAGATCCCGACTACCTGCGCGATCTCCTCCTCTATCGGCTGACCCTGGAAGCTCAGAAGGCTGTCGCGGCCACGCCGCTGGCCCGGCGGGAGATCATCCGGCGGCTCGGCACCTCCCCGGCCCAGCTCTACCGACTTCTTGATCAGACGAACTACCGGAAGTCCGTCGACCAGTTACTCCGGCTGCTCCAGGTCCTCGATTGCGACGTCCAGCTCGTCGTTCGGGCGAAGACCGCGTAAGCCCGTGACCGCCACGCCCATCATCGATGCGCACCTGCACCTCTATCCCTCCCGCGAGCAGGGACTTCGGAACAAGGCGACCTACCAGGTCTGGGAGTACGGCGAGAAGCCCGACGTCCGCTTCACCCCGTACGGCGGCGACGTGGAGGATGCGCTGGCGGCGATCCGGGCCTCGGCCGTCGACCGGGCGGTGGCGGTCAACCTGTTCGCCATCGACCGCGCCCGCGCCGCCGCCGTCGCCGAGCTGCCGGCGGAGCTGGACGAGGCCGCCCGGTGCCGCGCGATCGCCGAGATCGACGCGACCATGGGCGAGCGGCTCACGCGCTCGAACCGCCAGTTCTGCGACTCGGTGCGGGACCATCCCGAGCTGATCCCGGTGGTGGCCGCCGATCCCTGGGCGCTCGACGAGAAGGAGGGGCCGGCCCATCTCCGGGACATGGTCACGGCCGGGAGCGCGCGCGGGATCAAGGTCCACCCGGTGCTGCAGCGGTTCCCGATGGGCGACCGGCGGATGTACCCCATCTACGCAACGTGTCGCGACCTCGGCGTCCCCGTCATCGCCCACGCCGGTCCGTCGCGGACGGGCCCGCAGTACGCCGAGCCGCGCGCCTTCGCGGACGTGCTGCGCGCCTTCCCGGACCTCCCGATCGTGCTGGCCCACCTCGGGGGCGGCGCGTGGCGCCAGGCCCTCGAGATCGCCCGGGCGTTCCCGAACGCCCACTTCGACTGCAGCGAGATCCTGGCCTGGACCGGGGCGACGAACGCGCCCGACGACGCGCAGCTCGCCCGGCTGATCCGCGACATCGGCCCGGAGCGGATCCTGTTCGGCACCGACTTCCCCTGGTACGGCCTCGACGAGACGGTGGAGCACGTCTCGCGGCTGCCGCTCCTCTCCCGGGACGAGAAGGCCGCCATCCTCGGCGCCAACGCCGTCCGGCTGCTGCGCCTGTAGGCGTAGTCAGGTCGCGCGCGCAGGCGTCGCGGAGGCCAGCGCCATCAGCTCGACGTACGCCTTCCGGTAGACCAGGCTGAACTGATCCGCCCGCGTGTGCGCCTGCTCGCCGCCGTCGAGCGGCGCCTCCCGGGGTCGCTGGGTCTCGATCACCGGCCAGTCCTCCTCGAAGATCAGCTTCTCGTACCGGAACTGGTCCTCCAGCGTCCCCTCAGGGTGGCGCGCGGCGATCGGGTCGATCGCGACCGCCCAGAACTGGCGGCACCAGTCGCCGCCGGCGCCGAGGGGCGCGGCGAGCTGGAGCGTGATCCGCTGGCCGCCGTCGGGGAAGGTGGTATGCACGAACGCCACCGACGGCAGCACCACGTGGTAGGTCAGCGTCTGCTTCGCGGCCAGGTCGTCGTTGCCGCCGAAGGCCGTGCCCCCGAGATCGGTCGGGATCGTCCACCGGAGCGCCCAGCCGTCGCGCTCCACCTGGTATCGCGGGACCTCGCGCTGGACGTTCGGGCCCATCGACCGGCGGTGCACGAACGGGAAGTGGCTCGTGTCGCTGAAGTTCTCGGTGAGCTGGCGGTAGCCGCAGTGCAGGTCGTGTGACGAGCCGACCGCGGTCTGCCACGAGCCGGCCTCGAGCGGGTGGACCACGGGGACCTCCAGGACCGGCTCCCCCAGGCAGCACCAGACGAAGCCATAGCGCTCGGCGGCGCGGCACAGCGCGAGCCCCGTGCGGGGCGGCGCGCCACCCGGCAGCGACGGCACGTGGGTGCAGCGCCCGTCGTCCCCCCGGAACCGCCAGCCGTGGTAGGCGCACTGAAGCTCATCGCCCATCACCTGGCCCCGCGAGAGCGCCGCCCCGCGATGGGGACAGCGGTCCTCGGCGACGGCCAGGCCGGCGTCGGTCCGGAAGACGACGAGGTCGGTCTCGAGAAGGCGGCCCGCGACCACCCGGCTGCCGGCGAGATCCTCGCTGCGCGCCACCGGGAACCACAGCCGCTCGACCAGCGCTCGCTCTGTCACGTCCATCGGCTCGTCCTCCGCCCCGCGACGCGGGCTACATCACGACCCCGCCGTTCGGGCTCAGCACCTGACCGGCGTAGTAGGCGCCATCCTCCGACACCAGGAAGAGCACCGTCCGCGCGACGTCCGCGGGCTGCCCCCAGCGGCGGAGGGGGATCTGCCCCTTCACCTCGTCGCGGTACTCCTCGGGATTCGCCTTCAGCATGTCGGTCTCGGTCGGCCCGGGGGCGACCGAGTTCACGTTGACCCCGTGGGGGGCCATCTCACGGGCCAGAGCCTTGGTGAGGGCGATGACGCCACCCTTCGAGGCGCAGTAGTGGACCATGGTCGCCCGGCCGACCAGGCCGAGCTCGGAGGCCACCGTGACGATCCGGCCGCTCCCCTGCCGGATCATGTGCGGGACCACCGCCCGCACCGCGTTGAACGTCCCCTTCAGGTTGACGGCGATGACCCGGTCCCACTCCGCCTCGGTCATCTCGGCGATCGTGCGATGGTGCGAGATCCCGGCGCTCGT
The window above is part of the Candidatus Methylomirabilota bacterium genome. Proteins encoded here:
- a CDS encoding DMT family transporter; the encoded protein is MSGHTRGVLLALGATIAWSCAGLFVRLVQTGTSWHIILYRSLGLTLALAALVAAIHRGGTARALRAAGWTAVLAGACSCASSVLFILALGQVTVANALFMTGIAPFLAALGGRLVLGERVAGHTWAAMGLAAAGVALMLGQGLALGRLGGNLLALGSATSFAVYGVLLRHNRQTDMLPAVLYSGVYGTVLGLAVRLATGDPAPLLSRIVLPPRDVALCVGMGVLQLALGMALYTRASRYLRAAELQLLATTELILAPLWVWIGVGEVPTMTTLAGGALIFLAVLAQALGARQVASRPGEARPLRTLSLP
- a CDS encoding aryldialkylphosphatase; the protein is MPRPRPGQIQTVLGPLAAEEIGVTLPHEHLLIDFAVMFAEPAVASDRARAWAPVSLEILGWVRQNFNANLDNLRLTDERVAADEIRLFQNAGGRTVIDPTPPSLARDPRALARIARATGLNIVMGAGYYVAASHPADMDQRTVGDLVRELVTDVTVGAGDTGVSAGLIGEIGCTWPWRENEKKVVRAAVIAQRETGAPLMIHPGRHPRAPMEIAEFVQKEGGDLRRTIMCHICRTIADIKAVIDLAQTGMWIEYDLFGSENSYYPYNPSFDMPNDGGRMAHVLALMEAGHRGQILLSHDIAYKTALVKYGGHGYHHLLVNVVPRLRAKGVDDAGLRQLLVENPACAFAFA
- a CDS encoding amidohydrolase family protein, which gives rise to MTATPIIDAHLHLYPSREQGLRNKATYQVWEYGEKPDVRFTPYGGDVEDALAAIRASAVDRAVAVNLFAIDRARAAAVAELPAELDEAARCRAIAEIDATMGERLTRSNRQFCDSVRDHPELIPVVAADPWALDEKEGPAHLRDMVTAGSARGIKVHPVLQRFPMGDRRMYPIYATCRDLGVPVIAHAGPSRTGPQYAEPRAFADVLRAFPDLPIVLAHLGGGAWRQALEIARAFPNAHFDCSEILAWTGATNAPDDAQLARLIRDIGPERILFGTDFPWYGLDETVEHVSRLPLLSRDEKAAILGANAVRLLRL
- a CDS encoding aromatic ring-hydroxylating dioxygenase subunit alpha, with the protein product MDVTERALVERLWFPVARSEDLAGSRVVAGRLLETDLVVFRTDAGLAVAEDRCPHRGAALSRGQVMGDELQCAYHGWRFRGDDGRCTHVPSLPGGAPPRTGLALCRAAERYGFVWCCLGEPVLEVPVVHPLEAGSWQTAVGSSHDLHCGYRQLTENFSDTSHFPFVHRRSMGPNVQREVPRYQVERDGWALRWTIPTDLGGTAFGGNDDLAAKQTLTYHVVLPSVAFVHTTFPDGGQRITLQLAAPLGAGGDWCRQFWAVAIDPIAARHPEGTLEDQFRYEKLIFEEDWPVIETQRPREAPLDGGEQAHTRADQFSLVYRKAYVELMALASATPARAT
- a CDS encoding 3-oxoacyl-ACP reductase family protein — encoded protein: MATPRLSGQVALVTGASRGIGREVALTLAREGARVGVNHPPDPREAGLAAEVVAAATAAGAGALAVAADVADTAATAAAVGRVVEAFGRIDILVTSAGISHHRTIAEMTEAEWDRVIAVNLKGTFNAVRAVVPHMIRQGSGRIVTVASELGLVGRATMVHYCASKGGVIALTKALAREMAPHGVNVNSVAPGPTETDMLKANPEEYRDEVKGQIPLRRWGQPADVARTVLFLVSEDGAYYAGQVLSPNGGVVM